The Micromonospora sp. NBC_00421 genome contains a region encoding:
- the rplJ gene encoding 50S ribosomal protein L10, with the protein MADKPIRADKATAVAELTESFRTSGAAVLTEYRGLTVSQLTQLRRSLGKETTYTVAKNTLAKRAATEAGISGLDELFTGPTALTFVSGDVVEAAKGLRDFAKANPKLVIKGGVFEGRAISAAEVTKLADLESREVLLAKLAGAMKGNLSKAAALFQAPLSKAARAAAALADKKREQEGAEAA; encoded by the coding sequence ATGGCGGACAAGCCGATCCGGGCCGACAAGGCCACGGCAGTCGCTGAGCTGACCGAGAGCTTCCGTACCTCGGGCGCTGCGGTGCTCACCGAGTACCGTGGTCTGACGGTTTCCCAGCTCACCCAGCTGCGGCGCTCGCTCGGCAAGGAGACCACCTACACGGTTGCGAAGAACACGCTGGCCAAGCGTGCCGCGACCGAGGCGGGCATCTCCGGCCTCGACGAGCTGTTCACCGGTCCTACCGCGCTGACTTTCGTTTCGGGCGACGTCGTCGAGGCGGCGAAGGGGCTTCGCGACTTCGCGAAGGCCAACCCGAAGCTCGTCATCAAGGGCGGTGTCTTCGAGGGCAGGGCCATTTCCGCGGCCGAGGTCACGAAGCTTGCCGACCTGGAGTCCCGTGAGGTGCTGCTGGCCAAGCTGGCCGGCGCGATGAAGGGCAACCTGAGCAAGGCCGCGGCCCTGTTCCAGGCACCGCTCTCCAAGGCCGCCCGTGCGGCGGCCGCCTTGGCGGACAAGAAGCGCGAGCAGGAGGGCGCCGAGGCGGCCTGA
- the rplL gene encoding 50S ribosomal protein L7/L12, producing MAKLSTDELLDAFKEMTLIELSEFVKQFEETFEVTAAAPVAVAAAGGAAAPAEAEPEKDEFDVVLEADGGKKIQVIKVVRELTGLGLKEAKDAVEAAPKAILEKVNKETAEKAKAKLEGEGAKVTLK from the coding sequence ATGGCGAAGCTCAGCACCGACGAGCTGCTCGACGCGTTCAAGGAGATGACGCTGATCGAGCTCTCTGAGTTCGTGAAGCAGTTCGAGGAGACCTTCGAGGTCACCGCCGCCGCTCCGGTCGCGGTCGCCGCTGCCGGCGGCGCTGCCGCCCCGGCCGAGGCCGAGCCGGAGAAGGACGAGTTCGACGTCGTCCTCGAGGCTGACGGTGGCAAGAAGATCCAGGTCATCAAGGTCGTGCGTGAGCTGACCGGCCTGGGCCTCAAGGAGGCCAAGGACGCGGTCGAGGCCGCGCCGAAGGCGATCCTGGAGAAGGTCAACAAGGAGACCGCCGAGAAGGCGAAGGCCAAGCTCGAGGGTGAGGGCGCCAAGGTCACCCTCAAGTGA
- the rpoB gene encoding DNA-directed RNA polymerase subunit beta: MAASRPAKTSRTSSAFAPRRVSFGRITEHLEVPNLLAIQNESFDWLVGNEAWQGRSADDPHARSGLAEILDEISPIEDFSGTMSLSFSAPRFDEVKASIEECKEKDLTYCAPLFVTAEFTNNTTGEIKSQTVFMGDFPMMTPKGTFIINGTERVVTSQLVRSSGVYFDKQPDKTSDRDLSSVKVIPSRGAWLEFDIDKRDTVGVRIDRKRRQAVTVVLKAIGWSAERIRERFGWSELMMTTLEKDHIAGQDEALLDIYRKLRPGEPPTRENAQTLLDNLFFNPKRYDVAKVGRYKFNKKLGLNVPITTGTLTEDDIVSTVEYLCRLHAGEEGYEADDIDHFGNRRIRTVGELIQNQVRVGLSRMERVVRERMTTQDVEAITPQTLINIRPVVAAIKEFFGTSQLSQFMDQTNPLAGLTHRRRLNALGPGGLSRERAGFEVRDVHPSHYGRMCPIETPEGPNIGLIGNLSTFARVNPFGFIETPYRKVVDGRVTDQVDYLTADDEDRFVKAQANAPLQADGTFAEDRVLCRRKGGETEDVIPSAVDYMDISPRQMVSVGTAMIPFLEHDDANRALMGANMQRQAVPLVKAEAPLVGTGMEYRAAVDAGDVVVAEVGGVIEDLCADYITIHQDDGHRRTYLLHKFRRSNSGSCVNQKPVVFEGDRVEAGQVIADGPCTDEGEMALGRNLLVAFMCWEGHNYEDAIILSQRLVQQDVLTSIHIEEHEVDARDTKLGPEEITRDIPNVSEEMLADLDERGIIRIGAEVVPGDILVGKVTPKGETELTPEERLLRAIFGEKAREVRDTSLKVPHGETGTVIGVRTFSREDGDELPPGVNELVRVYVAQKRKIQDGDKLAGRHGNKGVISKILPIEDMPFLEDGTPVDIVLNPLGVPSRMNIGQVLETHLGWVAKTGWKVEGEDADWKRQLRSIDAHESEGDTNVATPVFDGAREEEISGLLASTLPNRDGNQLIGSSGKARLFDGRSGEPLPDPIAVGYIYILKLNHLVDDKIHARSTGPYSMITQQPLGGKAQFGGQRFGEMECWAMQAYGAAYALQELLTIKSDDVLGRVKVYEAIVKGENIPEPGIPESFKVLLKELQSLCLNVEVLSSDGVALEMRETDDEVFRAAEELGIDLSRREPSSVEEV; the protein is encoded by the coding sequence TTGGCAGCTTCCCGCCCTGCGAAGACCAGTCGTACGTCGAGCGCTTTCGCTCCCCGCCGAGTTTCTTTCGGCAGGATCACCGAACACCTCGAGGTCCCCAACCTCCTTGCCATCCAGAACGAGTCCTTCGACTGGCTCGTCGGCAACGAGGCTTGGCAGGGCCGGTCGGCGGACGACCCGCACGCACGCTCGGGTCTCGCGGAGATCCTCGACGAGATCAGTCCCATTGAGGACTTCTCCGGCACCATGTCGCTCTCCTTCTCGGCGCCGCGCTTCGACGAGGTCAAGGCCTCGATCGAGGAGTGCAAGGAGAAGGACCTGACCTACTGCGCGCCGCTGTTCGTGACCGCGGAGTTCACCAACAACACCACTGGCGAGATCAAGAGCCAGACGGTGTTCATGGGTGACTTCCCGATGATGACGCCGAAGGGCACCTTCATCATCAACGGCACCGAGCGCGTCGTGACCAGCCAGCTCGTCCGTTCCTCCGGCGTGTACTTCGACAAGCAGCCGGACAAGACCTCCGACCGCGACCTGTCCAGCGTCAAGGTGATCCCGAGCCGGGGTGCCTGGCTGGAGTTCGACATCGACAAGCGCGACACCGTCGGTGTCCGGATCGACCGTAAGCGCCGTCAGGCCGTCACGGTCGTCCTCAAGGCCATCGGTTGGTCGGCCGAGCGGATCCGCGAGCGGTTCGGCTGGTCCGAACTGATGATGACCACGCTCGAGAAGGACCACATCGCCGGCCAGGACGAGGCCCTGCTCGACATCTACCGCAAGCTCCGCCCTGGCGAGCCGCCGACCCGCGAGAACGCCCAGACCCTGCTCGACAACCTCTTCTTCAACCCGAAGCGGTACGACGTCGCCAAGGTCGGTCGGTACAAGTTCAACAAGAAGCTCGGGCTGAACGTGCCGATCACCACGGGCACGCTCACCGAGGACGACATCGTCTCCACCGTCGAGTACCTCTGCCGGCTGCACGCCGGTGAGGAAGGCTACGAGGCGGACGACATCGACCACTTCGGCAACCGCCGGATCCGGACCGTGGGTGAGCTCATCCAGAACCAGGTCCGGGTCGGTCTGTCGCGGATGGAGCGGGTCGTCCGGGAGCGGATGACGACGCAGGACGTCGAGGCGATCACGCCGCAGACCCTGATCAACATCCGCCCGGTGGTGGCGGCGATCAAGGAGTTCTTCGGTACGTCCCAGCTGTCCCAGTTCATGGACCAGACCAACCCGCTGGCGGGGCTCACCCACCGGCGGCGGTTGAACGCGCTCGGCCCGGGTGGTCTGTCCCGGGAGCGGGCCGGCTTCGAGGTCCGCGACGTGCACCCGTCCCACTACGGCCGGATGTGCCCGATCGAGACGCCCGAAGGCCCGAACATCGGCCTGATCGGCAACCTCTCGACGTTCGCCCGGGTCAACCCGTTCGGCTTCATCGAGACGCCGTACCGAAAGGTCGTCGACGGCCGGGTCACCGACCAGGTCGACTACCTGACCGCGGACGACGAGGACCGGTTCGTCAAGGCGCAGGCCAACGCACCGCTGCAGGCCGACGGCACCTTCGCCGAGGACCGGGTCCTGTGTCGCCGTAAGGGTGGCGAGACCGAGGACGTGATCCCGAGCGCCGTCGACTACATGGACATCTCGCCGCGGCAGATGGTCTCCGTCGGCACCGCGATGATCCCGTTCCTCGAGCACGACGACGCCAACCGTGCCCTGATGGGCGCCAACATGCAGCGTCAGGCGGTGCCCCTGGTCAAGGCCGAGGCCCCGCTGGTCGGCACGGGCATGGAGTACCGCGCGGCCGTGGACGCCGGCGACGTCGTGGTCGCCGAGGTCGGCGGTGTGATCGAGGACCTCTGCGCCGACTACATCACCATCCACCAGGACGACGGTCACCGCCGGACGTACCTGCTGCACAAGTTCCGCCGCTCCAACTCCGGCTCCTGCGTCAACCAGAAGCCGGTGGTCTTCGAGGGCGACCGCGTCGAGGCCGGCCAGGTCATCGCCGACGGTCCGTGCACCGACGAGGGCGAGATGGCGCTCGGGCGCAACCTGCTGGTGGCGTTCATGTGCTGGGAGGGCCACAACTACGAGGACGCGATCATCCTGTCGCAGCGCCTCGTGCAGCAGGACGTGCTCACCTCGATCCACATCGAGGAGCACGAGGTCGACGCCCGGGACACCAAGCTCGGCCCGGAGGAGATCACCCGCGACATCCCGAACGTCAGCGAGGAAATGCTCGCCGACCTCGACGAGCGCGGCATCATCCGGATCGGCGCCGAGGTCGTTCCCGGTGACATCCTGGTCGGCAAGGTCACGCCCAAGGGCGAGACCGAGCTGACCCCCGAGGAGCGGCTGCTCCGCGCGATCTTCGGTGAGAAGGCGCGGGAGGTCCGGGACACCTCGCTGAAGGTGCCGCACGGCGAGACCGGCACGGTCATCGGTGTGCGTACCTTCTCCCGCGAGGACGGCGACGAGCTGCCGCCGGGCGTCAACGAGCTGGTCCGGGTCTACGTCGCCCAGAAGCGGAAGATCCAGGACGGCGACAAGCTCGCCGGCCGGCACGGTAACAAGGGCGTCATCTCGAAGATCCTGCCGATCGAGGACATGCCGTTCCTGGAGGACGGCACCCCGGTCGACATCGTGCTGAACCCGCTGGGTGTGCCGTCGCGAATGAACATCGGGCAGGTGCTGGAGACCCACCTCGGTTGGGTCGCCAAGACCGGCTGGAAGGTCGAGGGCGAGGACGCCGACTGGAAGCGTCAGCTCCGCTCGATCGACGCGCACGAGTCCGAGGGGGACACGAACGTGGCCACCCCGGTCTTCGACGGTGCCCGTGAAGAGGAGATCTCCGGTCTGCTCGCGTCGACCCTGCCCAACCGGGACGGCAACCAGCTGATCGGTTCCTCGGGTAAGGCGCGGCTGTTCGACGGCCGGTCCGGCGAGCCGCTGCCGGACCCGATCGCGGTCGGTTACATCTACATCCTGAAGCTCAACCACCTGGTCGACGACAAGATCCACGCCCGTTCGACCGGCCCGTACTCGATGATCACGCAGCAGCCGCTGGGTGGTAAGGCGCAGTTCGGTGGCCAGCGCTTCGGTGAGATGGAGTGCTGGGCGATGCAGGCGTACGGCGCTGCCTACGCCCTGCAGGAGCTGCTGACCATCAAGTCCGACGACGTCCTGGGCCGGGTCAAGGTCTACGAGGCGATCGTCAAGGGCGAGAACATTCCCGAGCCGGGCATCCCGGAGTCGTTCAAGGTGCTGCTCAAGGAGCTCCAGTCGCTGTGCCTGAACGTCGAGGTGCTCAGCAGCGACGGGGTGGCCCTGGAGATGCGCGAGACCGACGACGAGGTGTTCCGGGCCGCGGAGGAGCTGGGCATCGACCTGTCCCGGCGCGAGCCGAGCTCGGTCGAAGAGGTGTAA
- a CDS encoding DNA-directed RNA polymerase subunit beta': MLDVNFFDELRIGLATADDIRQWSHGEVKKPETINYRTLKPEKDGLFCEKIFGPQRDWECYCGKYKRVRFKGIICERCGVEVTRSKVRRERMGHIELAAPVTHIWYFKGVPSRLGYLLDLAPKDLEKIIYFASYVVTSVDAEARHRDISTIENEILAEKRQSENSRDSEIEKRAAKLEADLAELEAEGAKADVRRKVKEGGEREMRQIRDRAQREIDRLDEVLDTFRKLDSKQLVTDELLYRELRDRFGEYFTGGMGAEAIKALVQNMDLDAEAESLRETIRSGKGQRKIRALKRLKVVAAFLNTRNSPLGMVLDCVPVIPPDLRPMVQLDGGRFATSDLNDLYRRVINRNNRLKRLIDLGAPEIIVNNEKRMLQEAVDALFDNGRRGRPVTGPGNRPLKSLSDMLKGKQGRFRQNLLGKRVDYSGRSVIVVGPKLKLHQCGLPKQMALELFKPFVMKRLVDLNHAQNIKSAKRMVERQRPVVWDVLEEVIGEHPVLLNRAPTLHRLGIQAFEPQLVEGKAIQIHPLVCTAFNADFDGDQMAVHVPLSAEAQAEARILMLSSNNILKPADGKPVTMPTQDMVIGLYHLTHLIPGGRGEGRAFSSDAEARMAFDASELHLQTPVKIRLRNVVGVDNGTGAEPWVAPEGWTEGDPVTVETTLGRVLFNETLPQGYRFVNYEIRKGQLSAIVNDLAERFPKVALAATLDGLKEAGFHWATWSGVTIGMEDVIPPPRKREILEKYEKEADRIDKQYQRGLMTAEERRGELIEIWTKATNEVAKEMDTALPQENPLWKMINSGARGNLLQLRQIAAIRGLVANPKGEIIPRPIKASYREGLSVLEYFISTHGARKGLADTALRTADSGYLTRRLVDVSQDVIIREEDCGTDRAIPMQIGERLEGGRLVVHEHAETSVHARTLADDIKGPDGTVVAHRGQDVNSIGVDQIVAAGVETIRVRSVLTCESKLGVCGACYGRSLPTGKTVDVGEAVGIIAAQSIGEPGTQLTMRTFHTGGVAGEDITQGLPRVQEIFEARIPKGKAPIADTPGRIRIEDGERSRKIIVVPDDGSDEIVYDKISKRVGLRTHDGDHVEVGEKLTEGTIDPHELLRILGPRAVQVHLTQEVQEVYRSQGVLIHDKHIEIIIRQMLKRVTVIDSGSTEFLPGVLVDRALFESENRRLVGEGGEPAAGRPVLMGITKASLATDSWLSAASFQETTRVLTDAAINSRSDSLVGLKENVIIGKLIPAGTGISKYRNVRVEPTEEAKAKVYSMTGYPETDYGFGPASGQAVPLDDFDFGSYR; this comes from the coding sequence GTGCTCGACGTCAACTTCTTCGACGAGCTGCGTATCGGCCTCGCGACCGCGGACGACATCCGTCAGTGGTCGCACGGTGAGGTCAAGAAGCCTGAGACGATCAACTACCGCACCCTCAAGCCGGAGAAGGACGGACTCTTCTGCGAGAAGATCTTCGGCCCTCAGCGGGACTGGGAGTGCTACTGCGGTAAGTACAAGCGGGTCCGGTTCAAGGGCATCATCTGCGAGCGCTGCGGCGTCGAGGTGACCCGGTCGAAGGTCCGTCGTGAGCGGATGGGGCACATCGAGCTGGCCGCCCCGGTCACCCACATCTGGTACTTCAAGGGCGTCCCGAGCCGGCTGGGCTACCTGCTGGACCTCGCCCCCAAGGACCTCGAGAAGATCATCTACTTCGCCTCGTACGTCGTGACGAGCGTGGATGCCGAGGCGCGCCACCGCGACATCTCGACCATCGAGAACGAGATCCTCGCCGAGAAGCGGCAGTCCGAGAACAGCCGCGACTCGGAGATCGAGAAGCGCGCCGCCAAGCTCGAGGCCGACCTGGCCGAGCTGGAGGCCGAGGGTGCCAAGGCGGACGTCCGGCGCAAGGTCAAGGAGGGCGGAGAGCGCGAGATGCGCCAGATCCGCGACCGGGCCCAGCGCGAGATCGACCGCCTCGACGAGGTTCTCGACACCTTCCGCAAGCTCGACTCGAAGCAGTTGGTCACCGACGAGCTGCTCTACCGCGAGCTGCGCGACCGGTTCGGCGAGTACTTCACCGGCGGCATGGGCGCCGAGGCGATCAAGGCGCTGGTCCAGAACATGGACCTCGACGCCGAGGCCGAGAGCCTGCGCGAGACGATCCGCTCCGGCAAGGGGCAGCGGAAGATCCGGGCGCTCAAGCGGCTGAAGGTCGTCGCGGCGTTCCTGAACACCCGCAACTCGCCGCTCGGCATGGTGCTGGACTGCGTCCCGGTCATCCCGCCGGACCTGCGCCCGATGGTGCAGCTCGACGGTGGCCGTTTCGCGACCTCCGACCTGAACGACCTGTACCGACGCGTGATCAACCGGAACAACCGCCTCAAGCGGCTGATCGACCTCGGCGCACCCGAGATCATCGTCAACAACGAGAAGCGGATGCTCCAGGAGGCCGTCGACGCGCTGTTCGACAACGGCCGTCGCGGTCGGCCGGTCACCGGCCCGGGTAACCGCCCGCTCAAGTCGCTGTCGGACATGCTCAAGGGCAAGCAGGGCCGGTTCCGGCAGAACCTGCTCGGCAAGCGCGTCGACTACTCCGGCCGTTCGGTCATCGTGGTCGGCCCCAAGCTCAAGCTGCACCAGTGCGGTCTGCCCAAGCAGATGGCGCTGGAGCTGTTCAAGCCGTTCGTGATGAAGCGGCTGGTCGACCTCAACCACGCGCAGAACATCAAGTCCGCCAAGCGGATGGTCGAGCGGCAGCGGCCGGTCGTGTGGGACGTGCTGGAAGAGGTCATCGGCGAGCACCCGGTGCTGCTCAACCGGGCGCCGACCCTGCACCGCCTGGGCATCCAGGCCTTCGAGCCGCAGCTGGTCGAGGGCAAGGCGATCCAGATCCACCCGCTGGTCTGCACCGCGTTCAACGCCGACTTCGACGGTGACCAGATGGCGGTGCACGTGCCGCTGTCCGCCGAGGCCCAGGCCGAGGCGCGGATCCTGATGCTGTCGTCGAACAACATCCTCAAGCCGGCCGACGGCAAGCCTGTCACCATGCCCACCCAGGACATGGTCATCGGTCTCTACCACCTGACCCACCTCATCCCGGGTGGCCGGGGCGAGGGCCGGGCGTTCAGCTCGGACGCCGAGGCGCGGATGGCCTTCGACGCGAGCGAGCTGCACCTGCAGACCCCGGTGAAGATCCGGCTGCGCAACGTGGTGGGTGTGGACAACGGCACCGGTGCCGAGCCGTGGGTCGCGCCCGAGGGCTGGACCGAGGGCGACCCGGTGACCGTGGAGACCACGCTGGGCCGGGTCCTGTTCAACGAGACGCTGCCGCAGGGCTACCGCTTCGTGAACTACGAGATCCGCAAGGGTCAGCTCTCCGCGATCGTCAACGACCTCGCCGAGCGCTTCCCGAAGGTGGCCCTGGCGGCCACCCTGGACGGCCTCAAGGAGGCGGGCTTCCACTGGGCCACCTGGTCCGGCGTCACCATCGGCATGGAGGACGTCATCCCGCCGCCGCGCAAGCGGGAGATCCTGGAGAAGTACGAGAAGGAAGCCGACCGGATCGACAAGCAGTACCAGCGTGGTCTGATGACCGCCGAGGAGCGACGCGGCGAGCTCATCGAGATCTGGACCAAGGCGACCAACGAGGTCGCCAAGGAGATGGACACCGCGCTGCCGCAGGAGAACCCGCTGTGGAAGATGATCAACTCGGGTGCCCGCGGTAACCTGCTCCAGCTCCGGCAGATCGCGGCGATCCGTGGTCTGGTGGCCAACCCGAAGGGTGAGATCATCCCGCGGCCGATCAAGGCCTCGTACCGGGAGGGTCTGTCCGTGCTGGAGTACTTCATCTCCACCCACGGTGCCCGTAAGGGTCTGGCCGACACCGCGCTGCGGACCGCCGACTCGGGTTACCTGACCCGTCGTCTGGTGGACGTCTCGCAGGACGTCATCATCCGCGAGGAGGACTGCGGCACCGACCGGGCGATCCCGATGCAGATCGGCGAGCGCCTGGAGGGTGGCCGGCTGGTCGTGCACGAGCACGCCGAGACCAGCGTGCACGCCCGGACCCTGGCCGACGACATCAAGGGGCCGGACGGCACCGTGGTGGCCCACCGGGGTCAGGACGTCAACTCCATCGGGGTCGACCAGATCGTCGCCGCCGGGGTGGAGACGATCCGGGTGCGCAGCGTGCTCACCTGCGAGTCGAAGCTGGGCGTCTGCGGTGCGTGCTACGGCCGCTCGTTGCCGACCGGCAAGACCGTGGACGTCGGCGAGGCGGTCGGCATCATCGCCGCCCAGTCGATCGGTGAGCCGGGCACCCAGCTGACGATGCGTACCTTCCACACCGGTGGTGTCGCGGGTGAGGACATCACCCAGGGTCTGCCGCGTGTCCAGGAGATCTTCGAGGCCCGGATCCCGAAGGGCAAGGCGCCCATCGCCGACACCCCGGGTCGGATCCGGATCGAGGACGGCGAGCGGTCCCGGAAGATCATCGTGGTGCCGGACGACGGTAGCGACGAGATCGTCTACGACAAGATCTCCAAGCGGGTCGGGCTGCGGACCCACGACGGGGACCACGTCGAGGTCGGCGAGAAGCTCACCGAGGGCACCATCGACCCGCACGAGCTGCTGCGCATCCTCGGCCCGCGGGCGGTCCAGGTCCACCTGACCCAGGAGGTCCAGGAGGTCTACCGCTCGCAGGGTGTGCTCATCCACGACAAGCACATCGAGATCATCATCCGCCAGATGCTCAAGCGGGTGACGGTCATCGACTCCGGCTCGACCGAGTTCCTGCCGGGTGTGCTCGTCGACCGGGCGCTGTTCGAGTCGGAGAACCGCCGACTGGTCGGCGAGGGTGGCGAGCCCGCCGCCGGTCGCCCGGTGCTGATGGGTATCACCAAGGCCTCGCTGGCCACGGACTCCTGGCTCTCGGCGGCCTCCTTCCAGGAGACCACCCGGGTGCTGACCGACGCGGCGATCAACTCGCGCAGCGACTCGCTGGTCGGCCTCAAGGAGAACGTGATCATCGGTAAGCTCATCCCGGCCGGTACCGGCATCAGCAAGTACCGCAACGTCCGGGTCGAGCCGACCGAGGAGGCGAAGGCCAAGGTCTACTCGATGACCGGTTACCCGGAGACCGACTACGGCTTCGGCCCGGCCAGTGGCCAG